The genomic window CTCGGTTCCGACGGAAAGCTGAAGATCTACAACTCCGGCACCGCGGCCGTCAACGTCTACGTGGACGTCGCCGGCTACTTCGCCGCCCCCGGGACGGCGGCAGCGGGGTCGGCCGCCGTCCCGCTCACGCCGGTACGGACCCTGTCGGCCGCGAGCATCGCCGCCAACGGATCGCTGACCGTCGCACCGCTGGGCAAGGGCGGCGTACCCACCGCGGGCGTCAGCGCCGTGGGGCTGAACTTCACGACGAAGAGCACCGGCACCGGCAGCCTGCGCGTCTACCCCTCGGGGCAGACCGGCCCGCCCGCGGGCGGATCGATCGACTACCTGGCGACCGACTACTACGCCCAGTACGTCCCGGTGAAGGTGGGGGCCGACGGCAAGATCGTCATCGTCAACACGAGCAGCGTCGCGGTCAGCGTGTGGATCGACACCTACGGGTATTTCGCCGCGCCCAAGGTGCCGGCCGCGCCCGGCGCCGTGTCCGCGACGGCCGGAGACGCACAGGCCACCGTGAGCTGGACGGCGCCCGCCGACGGCGGCGCCACCCTCACCGGATACCGCGTCACCCCCGCACCGTCCGGCAGCTCGGTGGAGGTCGACGGGACCAGCACGACCGCGACTGTCCCCGGACTCACCAACGGTCAGGCGTACACCTTCACCGTGACCGCGACCAATGCCGTCGGCAGCGGGCCGCCGTCTGCGGCCTCGGCACCGGTGACACCGCAGTCCGCGAGCGGAGTGACCGCGCGCTTCACCGCCACGTGCGTCGCCGCCACCCGCACCTGCCGTTTCGACGCGTCGGCGTCCGATTCCACCCATGGATCGATAACGGGCTACGACTGGAGCTTCGGCGACGGCAGCAGCGGCTCCGGGGCGACCAGTTCGCACACGTACGGCACCGGGGGCACCTACATCGTGGCGCTGCGGGTGACCGACAACAGGGGGGCGTCCGGTTCGACCGAGCAGACCGAGTCGTTCGACGCACCGCCGACGGCCACCTTCCGGACCTCCTGCCTCAACGCGACACTCACCTGCACCTTCGACGCGTCGGAATCACAGGCGGCCGACGGCACGTCGGTGACCGGCTTTGCGTGGACCTTCGGGGACGGTGCCAGTGACACCGGGGAGGAGCCGTCGCACGCCTTCACGGCGGGCACATACACGGTCACGGTAGTGGTCACGGCAAGCAACGGCCTGACGGCGTCGGCCAGCAGGAGCCTCACGATCGGCACGACCGACGCCGCACCGGCCGCGTCCTTCTCCCCCTCCTGCACGGCCCTCTTCTGCGGTTTCAACGCGTCGGCGTCGAAGGACCCCGACGGCGACATCGACTCCTACGCGTGGGACTTCGGCGACGGGACGACAGGCTCCGGCGTCTCCGCCTCGCACTCCTACCCGCAGGCGGGCACCTACACGGTCAGACTGACCGTGACGGACGACCAGGGCGTAACCGGAACCAAGACCGCCCAGGTACAGGCATCAGCCGGAGGCAACACCGATCTGCAGGCCCGGTTCTCCTACCTGTGCGTGTTCGCACTCGACTGCGACTACGACGCGACGGACTCCATCGCAGGCGACGCGACGATCACCGCGTACGCCTGGGACTTCGGCGACGGGACGACAGGCTCCGGACTGACCGTCTCCCACGTGTACCCGGCAGCCGGCACGTACACCGTCACGCTGACGGTCACCGACGACCAGGGGAACACGGCGAGCGAGAGCAGCCAGGTGACTCCGCGGTCGGGGTGAAAGGGAGGAGCGGGCCGGGCCCTTCGGGCGGCCTTTCACGTGGCGGCGGGTGCGCGGTCAGCGGGCGCCCTCGCCGCCGCGTGATCGACCATGGTGATCAGCACCTTGTTGGCCGACTCGCGCTCCCGCGCGTCGCGGGACCACCGGCCCCGGGGTCGAGGTCCAGCGCGTCGGTGACCGACTCGGCGACGTGCACCCGGGCGCCGTCGAAGCAGTTCACGGCCGCGAAGGGTATGCTGCGCCGCTCGAACCACGGCGGCGCCTGCCGGCGCCGCGACGTTCTGTGGAGGCGGTGGGATGTGACGCAGCTGCTAGTGCCGTATCAGCAACGTTCGCCCTGTGTTCGATGTGAGATATGGTCCTCAGCCGTGGGCGAATTGGTGTTGATCAGGCACGGCGAGACCGCATGGAGCCGGACCGGCCAGCATGCTGGCCGCACCGACCTGCCGCTGACCGAGGCGGGGGAGGACGCGGCGCGTGCGCTCGCACCTCGGCTGGCCGAACGGGAGTTCGCCGCCGTCTACAGCAGCCCGCTGACTCGCGCCGTGCGGACCGCCGAACTGGCAGGGCTGAGCGGCGCGGAGCCCGACACCGACCTGATCGAGTGAGACTACGGCCGCTACGAGGGGCTGACCGCCGAGCAAATCCAGGAATCCAAGCCCGGCTGGCTGTGGCGCGACGGCGTCGACGCCGGCGAGGACCTTGGGCACGTGACGGTGCGGGTTGACGCCTTCCTCGGCCGGGTCCGGCCGCTACTGGACAAGGGCGACGTGGCCGTCGTTGCGCACGGCCACCTGTCACGCATACTCACCGCCCGCTGGCTCGGGCTCGACGCGTCGGCCGCGCGGCAGTTCGGGCACCCGCATCCGGGGACAATCAACACGCTGAGTTACGAGCACAAGCTGCCAGTCGTGCTCGGGTGGAACGTGCCGTAATGGCGGCTGTCCATATCCCGTCCAAGGTGTAGCTACTGCCGTGCCATTAGGCGACGTTGGCCCTGTCGACGACGGAGCGTAGGCGCCGATCGTCGGCGTGGCGATTTCGCCAGATGATGTAGCGGCGGATCATGCTGCCCTGCTCCTTGTGGCTGACGTGATCGGTGCCATCGAGGGTGAAGTACCGCAGGGCGGTGAACTGGGCTTCTATGCGGTTGAGCCAGGAGCTGTTTGTAGGGGTGTAGGCGATCTCGACGTTGTTCGCCGCGGCCCAGGTGCCAACCCGCTGGCACCTCTTCGTGGTCAGGTGCGGGGAGAAATTGTCACAGACGATCGCGATACGGACCTCGGGCGGGTAGAGGGTTCGCAGGTAGCGGCAGAACTCCAGGAACTGGGTGCGCTTCTTGACCGGCTTGATGTGGCCATAGAGCTTATCCCTGGCCAGGTCCAAGGCGGCGAACAGGTGCCGTACTCCGCCGTAGCGGTTGTAGGTCGCCCGCCGCCTGCGGCGGGGTTCGCGGTCGGGGTCCTTGTGTTTGCCGGAGCGTTCGGCCCACTGCCGGCCCGGGTGGGGCATCAGGTTGAGCGGCCCGAACTCGTCCATACATAAGACGACTTCGGGCTCGCCCTCCTCGGGTATGACCTCGCCGTCGGCGATCGCATAAAGGTGTTCGACGCGGGCCTTCTTGGCCGCGTAGTCGGGGTCGCGGGAGGTCTTCCAAGTCTTCAGGCGTTGAAAGGAGACGCCTTCCTCGCGGAGCAGGATGCGCAGGCCCTCGTGGCTGATGTCGTCGACCACCCCCTCGGCGACCAGGAAGTCCGCCAGCTTGGTCAGGCTCCAGGTCGAAAAGGGCAGGTCGTGTTCGGTCGGCTTGGACTTCGCGATCTTCTTGATCTCGCGCCGCTCGGGCAGGGTGAACGTCCTGGGCCGGCCCCCCTTGTACTTCGGATACAGAGAGTCAAAGCCGTCGGCGTTGAAGTTGTGGATCACATCCCGGACCCGGTCCGCGCTGGTGAACGTCACCTCGGCAATCCTCGCCACCGGCATGCCCTGGGCGGACAGCAGGACCATCTGGGCCCGCCGCCAGGGCACTACCGACCCGGTTCCCCGGCGGATGATCTGAAGCAGCCGTCTGCCTTCGTCATCATCGATCTCGCGTACACGTACTCGTTCCGCCACCCGGACAGAGTGACGACCACGCGCCGCCCGGCACAGCACCGGGACGGCGCGTCACATCACAACAGGGCAAACGTTGCTTGCTACGGCACTAGCTTATTGGCGGCCCGCTGGAATGGACCACCCCCGCCTGCGCGGGGAGAACACGGGACCGCCGCAGGCGGCGGCGGGCGGCCCCGGACCACCCCCGCCTGCGCGGGGAGAACCCCTTTACCAGCTGCAGGTTTGGAGAGGGTTTGCAATTTCTTGACCAGGTCCCGACCGAGCGGCCCGGCGCGCATCGTGTACCACGGGGACTGCCGCGCGACCCGCGACCTCAGCGGGCCCGCCGGCACCGAGCAGGCCCGCACTGTCCTCGAGCGCGAACATGTCACGCCGGACCAGGTCTGCACTCCGACCGGCCGCTGCGCACCGCCGCGTAGGTGACCGCCGGGGCCGGCTCTCAGGCTCCCGGGAGCCAGATCCGGGCGGAGTCTGATCCAGCGGACGCTGTCTCGCCACCCGCCCCTGGCGACCCGGGAGGTGTCCGCGTTGACTTCTCCGATCGCCTCGGGCTCCGCGGGGTCGACGGTCAGCAGGTCGCGTGAACCCCGGTCAGCCGAGTCTCTGTCACCTCGTGCGTGTTGAGGCGAGGAGGTGTTTCACCGTGCAGTGCTTCAGGACCGGTAGGGGTGCGCACGGGCGGCAGCGCGTCGAGCGGGTTCGGGAGCGAGGTGTTGGCCGAGATCATTCTTGCGAACTGATCGTGGCCTGACGGTGTTGGCGGCGGCTTCGTCGGGTGGGCTATGTTGCGGGCATGACCACCGGGACGGCATGGTGCCACACACGGATTGGTGACCCGGTGCCCGTCTGAGCGCCGTACGGGCCAGTGCGGGCCCGCTGTTCGAGCGAGGATCGTGCGCTGGCGCGCGGGCTCCGCCTCTGTCGTGTTGATCGCAGGTTCGACACATCAACCACGACAGGAGAATTCATGGTGACCAAGACGCTGCAGATTCCGACCCCGGACGGCCAGGCCGATGCTTTTGCCGCCTTGCCCGTCCACGGCGGTCAGCACCCAGGGGTGCTGATGTACGCGGACGGCTTCGGCATTCGGCCCGTGCTGCGAGAAATGGCCCGCGAGCTGGCCGGGCACGGGTACTACGTGCTCGTCCCCAATGTCTTCTACCGGCATGGTCCGGCACCGGTGATCGAACTTCCCGAGCACATCGGAGAAGAGACCCGGCCCGCGGTCTTCGGTCAGCTGATGCCCATGATCGAGGCGCACACCGCCGACCGAGTGCTGCGAGACGCTGACGCGTACCTCAGGTTCCTCAGTGCTCAGCCCGAGGCCAGCGCCGGACCGGTCGCGGTCACCGGCTATTGCATCGGCGGCCTCCTGGCGACGCGGACCGCCGCGGCCCACCCCGGCCGGATAGCCGCCCTCGCCGCATTCCACGGCCCGGTGGGAGCCGACGGACCCGACAGCCTCTCCAAGCTCTCCGCCGAGGTCCACTTCGGCCATGCGGAGAGCGACTTGTCGCCCGAGGCTCTTGGCGAGCTCAACAAGGCCCTGGGCGCGGCGGGTGTCGGCTACACCTCCGAGATCTATCCCGGCACCGTTCATGGCTTCACCATGTCTGACACCGATGCCTTCGACCCCGCCGCGCTGCAGCGCCACTGGGACCGCCTGCTGCCCCTTCTCGGGCGCACCCTGACCAGGGGCTGAGGCGCGGAGAGCCGCCCCGCGCAGCACTGGAGCTGGTCGCACGTGCCGTCGGGGACGCCGTCGTAGACCGACTCGAGCGTCTTGCCTGTATCGACGTCCCGAAGCCAGGCGCCGGCCCCGTAACCGTCCCCGTTCTTTCTGTCGCAGACGACGAGCTTGTCTCCCAGGGCAATGAACTGCGCCGACCCGCCGACGTACCCGTCTCCCACGTAGATCGTCGCGATGTCCTTCGAGGCGGCCTGCGCAGCGACGTCTCAGCCCGGTGTCACCGCACCCGCCGGCAGTCCGAACCACCTTTGCAGCGCCTCCGCCAGCCCGGCCGTCAATGTCGGCGCTTGCGTCCCCGCGTCAGCCGCCCAGGCCGTGAAGCCGTCCGGGCGGACGAGGACCGCGGCCAGTTCGGGGTGGGACGGGCTGCCGGTCGTCAGGGTGTCGACGCCGGCGGCGTACTCCGCGGCCAGGGCCCGGAGTTGTGGGTCGTCGGTGAGGTCGAGCAGGAGTGCGCGGCCGGCGTGGAGGTGGTCCGCGAGGCGGGCGCCGTCGGTGAGTTCGAGGTCCGGGGCGCTGCGGCCGGTCAGCGGGTGCCCGCCCGGCAGGTCGTAGCGCAGGCCGGCGCTGTTGAGCCGGGCGGTGAGGTACGTGGTGCCCGTGACCGTCTGCGCCAGGTCGCTGACGATCTGGCGCAGTGCCCGGGACTGCGGGTCCGGGCGCATGGCCGCGACCTGGGAACGGGTCCAGTCCAGGATCTGCGCGCCGACCGGGTGCCGTTCGGTGCCGTAGGTGTCGAGCAGCCCTTCCGGCGCCCGGCCGCCGACCACCGCGGCGAGCTTCCAGCCGAGGTTCATCGCGTCGCCGATACCCAGGCTCAGCCCCTGGCTCCCGAACGCGGAGTGCACGTGCGCCGCGTCGCCCGCCAGCAGCACCCGGCCCTTGCGGTACTCGGCGACCTGGCGGGCGTGGTCGGTGAAGCGGGTCGCGGTCCGCACCTCGGTGATCGTGACGTCCACGCCGGAGACGCGGCGCAGCCTCGCCTGGAGGTCCTCGGTGGTGACCGGCGCGTCCCGGTCGGCGGGCGGGCCGTCGAACTCCACCGTGACGATGCGGCCCGGCATCGGCCCGTGGGCGTAGACCCCGGTGTCCGTGGCGGCCCAGCCGACCGCCAGGTCCTCGGCGCCGGTCATCTCCACGATCGCCTGGTGGCAGGTGGTCTCCGGGTCCGTACCGGGGAATTCGAACCCCGCGAGCTTGCGGACCGTGCTGCGGCCGCCGTCGCAGCCCACGAGCCAGCCGGCGCGTAGGGCCCCGTGGCTGGTCCGTACGGTGACGGCCCGGTCGTCCGCGTCGAAGCCGGTCAGCTCCACTCCCCGGCGCACCTCGACGCCGAGTTCGGCCGCGCGCCCGCCGAGCAGCCGCTCGATGTCCTGCTGTGCCACGAAAGCGATCTCGCCGGCGGGTCCGGCGTCGCCGAGGCCCGGCTCCGTACGGTCGACCAGGTCGGCGCGCAGCATGATTCCGGCGAAGTGCCCGACGACCCCGAGCCCTTGGCCCGCGGCAACGCCGCGGTCGCCGCCGTCGCGTTCGCGCATGAAGGCCCGGAAGCGGTCCATCGCCTGCCGCTGCACCTCGGCCAGCGTGGGCAGCATGCCTCGGCGGTAGAGCGCCTCGGCGCTCGGCGTGGTGATCGCCCCGCCCTTGATCGTCGGGTCCACTTCGGTGCGGCGCTCCAGGACGGCCACCCGCGCGCCTCCGAGCCGGAGCTCGCAGGCCAGCATCAGTCCGACCGGGCCGCCTCCGGCCACCACCACGTCACAGTCAAAGTCCATGGCGGGGACTATGACCGAGGGTCGGAGAGGCCAAAAAGCCGACGCGGTGTCAAGGGTCCGGGCCCGCGGATCGGCGCTCCGCCGGCCGCCCACCAGCGCCGGTGGTCATCTCGGCGGGGGCGGCGCCGTGCTGTCGCGGATGACCAGGCTGGTCGCGAGTTCGAGCCGGCGCATGCCCGGGTGGCCGCCGCGGCCCAGTTCGAGGACGAGCCGGACCGCGGCCTCGGCCATGTCGACCAGGGGCTGACGCACCGTGGTCAGCGGGGGGCCCATCCAGGCGGAGATGGGCAGGTCGTCGAAGCCCACGACGCTCAGGTCCTCCGGGATCCGCAGGCCCAGCTCGCGTGCCGCCTGGTAGACGCCCATGGCCTGGACGTCGTTCCCCGCGAACAGCGCGGTGGGGCGGTCCGCCATGGCCAGCAGTTCCTTGCCGATGTGGTAGCCGGCGTCGTGCTGGAACGTGCCGTGCCGGACCAGCGCGCTGTCGGGCGTGACGCCGCCGGTCTCCAGGGCGGCACGGTAACCGTCGATGCGGGCGCGGCTGCACAGCACGCCGGCCGGGCCGCAGATGACGCCGATGCGACGGTGGCCCAGGTCCAGCAGGTGGCGGGTGGCGGTGTAGCCGCCCTGCCAGTTCGTGGTGCCGATCGAGGGGACGTCGTCAGCCGGGTAGCCGGCCGGGTCCATGACGACGAAGGGGACGTCCCGGCTGTCCAGCAGCGCCCGCTGCCCGGCGGTCAGATTCGACATGATCAGGATGACGCCGGCCGGGTCGCGGGTGAGGACACCGTCGACCCAGGAAATACCCATCTCCTCGCGGCCCGCGGATTCGGAGAGCACGAGGGTCAGACCCTCCTGGCGGGCGACATTCTCCGCGCCCCTGATAATCTCCGTCGCCCACAGGCTGATCAGCTCGTGAAAGACCAATTCGAGCAATCCCGAGGGGCGATTGCGCACGGCACCGCGCTTGCGGCGGTAACCGTGGTCGCGGAGCAGCTCCTCCACTTTGTTCCGGGTCGCGGGCGCGACATGGGCGCGCCCGTTGAGCACTTTCGAAACGGTGGGTGCGGATACGCCGGCCTGCCGGGCGATTTCGGCGAGCGTCGCGGTACCGGCTGCCGCCAACTCACCCCGTGCACTCTTGGACTGCCGCTTGGGCGAGGTGGGCACGGTCACCTTCCCATGCTACCGCGTGGCACCGGGGCGCAGGCAGCCGGGCCGAGGTCAGCTGCCACGAGCGGCCGGTACGGGGGGTGCGCCCCGCACCGGCCGCCTGCCGCCGTCATTTCAACTGCTTCTCGAATTCGGCGCGTATCTTGTCGCCGCCCGAGCTGCGCCACTGGTTGACCGCCGAGTCCCAGGAGGAAATCGATTTGCGCCCGGTGAGGATGTCGTTCGCGGCGTCCGCCAGGTGCTGGCCGAGCACCGCGCCGGACCGCGAGAACGTCTCGGAGAACAGCGAGACGGTGGGGTCCTTCACGGACGTCGGAATGATCGATTTCTGGTAGTCGTAGCAGGCCTTGGTCGCTCCGGGATTTCCGGGGATGAAGATGGTGTCGGGCGCGTCGGTGATGTAGCGGATGCCGAGAACGGTCTGCGCGAGACCGGCCTGGGTGGGGGAGGGGCTGTTGTTCTGCATGGTGTAGTCGGTGCCGGGCACGCCGAATTTACGGAAGAGGTACTCCTCGGTGCCGAACGGGGCGGCCAGCC from Streptomyces sp. NBC_01198 includes these protein-coding regions:
- a CDS encoding PKD domain-containing protein: MGIGALLLCFVSVLFGSPVAAAAAARPLASAATAPGAAANGRQANAVAALQAAPGQYYPVRYRAQDEFLLPAKSTLSVKVTGVGGIPATGVRAVAVNFAVGGNAGSGGLIAYPSDGTQPAVTGVPYQSGVYNQGLLVVQPGTDGYIKVANTGAVSAYVFADIYGYVTSQASATPGSTYVPLGTARIVSKVSVPAGGTYTLAPQGLGGIPASGVTAVAFSLIAKGTADGKLTAYPSGSALPTDTVLDYRANEFISNMVFGELGSDGKLKIYNSGTAAVNVYVDVAGYFAAPGTAAAGSAAVPLTPVRTLSAASIAANGSLTVAPLGKGGVPTAGVSAVGLNFTTKSTGTGSLRVYPSGQTGPPAGGSIDYLATDYYAQYVPVKVGADGKIVIVNTSSVAVSVWIDTYGYFAAPKVPAAPGAVSATAGDAQATVSWTAPADGGATLTGYRVTPAPSGSSVEVDGTSTTATVPGLTNGQAYTFTVTATNAVGSGPPSAASAPVTPQSASGVTARFTATCVAATRTCRFDASASDSTHGSITGYDWSFGDGSSGSGATSSHTYGTGGTYIVALRVTDNRGASGSTEQTESFDAPPTATFRTSCLNATLTCTFDASESQAADGTSVTGFAWTFGDGASDTGEEPSHAFTAGTYTVTVVVTASNGLTASASRSLTIGTTDAAPAASFSPSCTALFCGFNASASKDPDGDIDSYAWDFGDGTTGSGVSASHSYPQAGTYTVRLTVTDDQGVTGTKTAQVQASAGGNTDLQARFSYLCVFALDCDYDATDSIAGDATITAYAWDFGDGTTGSGLTVSHVYPAAGTYTVTLTVTDDQGNTASESSQVTPRSG
- a CDS encoding IS630 family transposase: MAERVRVREIDDDEGRRLLQIIRRGTGSVVPWRRAQMVLLSAQGMPVARIAEVTFTSADRVRDVIHNFNADGFDSLYPKYKGGRPRTFTLPERREIKKIAKSKPTEHDLPFSTWSLTKLADFLVAEGVVDDISHEGLRILLREEGVSFQRLKTWKTSRDPDYAAKKARVEHLYAIADGEVIPEEGEPEVVLCMDEFGPLNLMPHPGRQWAERSGKHKDPDREPRRRRRATYNRYGGVRHLFAALDLARDKLYGHIKPVKKRTQFLEFCRYLRTLYPPEVRIAIVCDNFSPHLTTKRCQRVGTWAAANNVEIAYTPTNSSWLNRIEAQFTALRYFTLDGTDHVSHKEQGSMIRRYIIWRNRHADDRRLRSVVDRANVA
- a CDS encoding DUF6233 domain-containing protein — encoded protein: MTTTRRPAQHRDGASHHNRANVACYGTSLLAARWNGPPPPARGEHGTAAGGGGRPRTTPACAGRTPLPAAGLERVCNFLTRSRPSGPARIVYHGDCRATRDLSGPAGTEQARTVLEREHVTPDQVCTPTGRCAPPRR
- a CDS encoding dienelactone hydrolase family protein — translated: MVTKTLQIPTPDGQADAFAALPVHGGQHPGVLMYADGFGIRPVLREMARELAGHGYYVLVPNVFYRHGPAPVIELPEHIGEETRPAVFGQLMPMIEAHTADRVLRDADAYLRFLSAQPEASAGPVAVTGYCIGGLLATRTAAAHPGRIAALAAFHGPVGADGPDSLSKLSAEVHFGHAESDLSPEALGELNKALGAAGVGYTSEIYPGTVHGFTMSDTDAFDPAALQRHWDRLLPLLGRTLTRG
- a CDS encoding FAD-dependent oxidoreductase, which encodes MDFDCDVVVAGGGPVGLMLACELRLGGARVAVLERRTEVDPTIKGGAITTPSAEALYRRGMLPTLAEVQRQAMDRFRAFMRERDGGDRGVAAGQGLGVVGHFAGIMLRADLVDRTEPGLGDAGPAGEIAFVAQQDIERLLGGRAAELGVEVRRGVELTGFDADDRAVTVRTSHGALRAGWLVGCDGGRSTVRKLAGFEFPGTDPETTCHQAIVEMTGAEDLAVGWAATDTGVYAHGPMPGRIVTVEFDGPPADRDAPVTTEDLQARLRRVSGVDVTITEVRTATRFTDHARQVAEYRKGRVLLAGDAAHVHSAFGSQGLSLGIGDAMNLGWKLAAVVGGRAPEGLLDTYGTERHPVGAQILDWTRSQVAAMRPDPQSRALRQIVSDLAQTVTGTTYLTARLNSAGLRYDLPGGHPLTGRSAPDLELTDGARLADHLHAGRALLLDLTDDPQLRALAAEYAAGVDTLTTGSPSHPELAAVLVRPDGFTAWAADAGTQAPTLTAGLAEALQRWFGLPAGAVTPG
- a CDS encoding LacI family DNA-binding transcriptional regulator → MPTSPKRQSKSARGELAAAGTATLAEIARQAGVSAPTVSKVLNGRAHVAPATRNKVEELLRDHGYRRKRGAVRNRPSGLLELVFHELISLWATEIIRGAENVARQEGLTLVLSESAGREEMGISWVDGVLTRDPAGVILIMSNLTAGQRALLDSRDVPFVVMDPAGYPADDVPSIGTTNWQGGYTATRHLLDLGHRRIGVICGPAGVLCSRARIDGYRAALETGGVTPDSALVRHGTFQHDAGYHIGKELLAMADRPTALFAGNDVQAMGVYQAARELGLRIPEDLSVVGFDDLPISAWMGPPLTTVRQPLVDMAEAAVRLVLELGRGGHPGMRRLELATSLVIRDSTAPPPPR